The genomic stretch GTTCATCTCGGGGACCAGCACGGTCTCGAAGCGCCTGATGATCTCGCCCAGGTCGGACGGGAAGGGCCAGAGGTGGCGCAGGTGGACATACGAGACCTTCTTGCCCCTGGCGCGGACATTTTCCACCGCCGAGGTGATGGCGCCGTAGGTCGAGCCCCAGCCGATGACCAGCAGTTGCCCGGAGGGCTCGCCGACAATCTGCGTCGGCGGGATGTCCTGCGCGATGCGGCGCACCTTCTCGGCGCGGGTCAGGGTCATCTTCTCGTGATTCTGCGGGTCGTAACTGACATTGCCGGTCACATCCTCTTTTTCCAGGCCGCCGATGCGATGCTCGAAACCGGGCATCCCGGGGATCACCCATGGCCGCGCCAGTGTTTTCGGGTCGCGGCGGTATGGCTTGAAATCGTTCACATCTGCCTTGTGGCTGATCGTGATCTTTTCCAGCGTGGAGATATCCGGCAACAGCCACGGCTCCGACGAGTTGGCCAGGAAACCGTCGGAGAGGACAAAGACCGGGGTCATGTATTTCACCGCAATCCGGATCGCCTCGATGGCGGTGTTGAAGCAATCCGCGGGTGTGGCCGGGGCGAGGACCGCCACCGGGCATTCCGAATTGCGTCCCACCACCGCTTGCAGCAGGTCAGACTGCTCGGCTTTGGTCGGCATGCCGGTCGACGGGCCGGCGCGCTGGACATTGATGATGACAAGCGGCAATTCCGCCATCACCGCCAGGCCGATCGCCTCGCCTTTCAGCGCGACGCCGGGTCCGGACGTGCCGGTCACGCCGATGTTGCCGGCGTAGGCGGCGCCGATGGCGGCGCAGACCGCGGCAATCTCATCCTCGGCCTGGAAGGTGGCGATGCCGTAGTTTTTGTGTCGCGCCAATTCGTGCAGAATGTCGGAGGCCGGAGTGATCGGGTAGCTGCCGTAGAACAGCTGCGTTTCGGCCAGCGTGGCTCCCGCCACCAGCCCGAGCACCATCGCCTCGGTCCCGGTGATGTTGCGGTACTCGCCGGGCGGGAGGGCGGCCTTGCGCACGGTGTAGCTGTGCGTGAAAATCTCGGTGGTGTCGGCGTAGTAGTAGCCGGCGCGCAGGGCGGTCTGGTTGGCTTCGACCACCGCCGGATTCTTGGCGAACTTGTCGGCGATCCATTGGAGCGTCGGCTCCAGCGGACGGTCATAGAGCCAGTAGATCACGCCCAGAGCGTAGAAATTGCGGCACTTGTCGCGTTCTTTTTTGGAGAGCGGCGAGGATTCCAGCGCCTTGAGATTGAGCTCATTGATTGGGATCTGGATTACCCGGCGCGACCCCAGGGAGCCGTCTTCCAGCGGGTTGCTGGTATAGCCCGCCTTCTTGAGGTTCACCGGGGTGAAGTTGTCGGAGTTGACGATGATCGTGCCGTCCTTGGCCAGGTCCTTGAGATTGACCTTGAGCGCGGCGGGGTTCATCGCCACCAAGACATCGGGCGCATCGCCGGGAGTGTGAATCGACTTCTCCGAGAAGCTGATCTGGAAATTGGAGACCCCGGGCAGGGTGCCGGCGGGGGCGCGAATCTCGGCGGGGAAATCGGGCAGCGTCCCGAGGTCGTTGCCGGCCATCGCGGTGGCCAGCGTGAATTGGTTTCCCGACAACTGGATGCCGTCGCCGGAGTCGCCGGCAAAACGGATCGTAACGCGTTCAATCACTTCCTTGACGCGCTGGGACTTCGGTGGTTCGGTGGATGGGGTGGACACGCGTTTCTTCCTTTTAGCGACCGTGCATTTGCTTCTACGCCCGTTTTTGGGCAGAAACACAATATAAACTATCGGATTCTGCCGCGGCAATTCCTCTATGATATAATCTTCACAAGCGCTTGCGCCTTGCTGGCCGGACGGACGCATGGTTAACTCGCCCCCGTCCTAATAACTCCTTGAATGCCAGACAACTGGACCCGCCGTCCCCGTCAGGGAGC from bacterium encodes the following:
- a CDS encoding 2-oxoacid:acceptor oxidoreductase subunit alpha, producing MSTPSTEPPKSQRVKEVIERVTIRFAGDSGDGIQLSGNQFTLATAMAGNDLGTLPDFPAEIRAPAGTLPGVSNFQISFSEKSIHTPGDAPDVLVAMNPAALKVNLKDLAKDGTIIVNSDNFTPVNLKKAGYTSNPLEDGSLGSRRVIQIPINELNLKALESSPLSKKERDKCRNFYALGVIYWLYDRPLEPTLQWIADKFAKNPAVVEANQTALRAGYYYADTTEIFTHSYTVRKAALPPGEYRNITGTEAMVLGLVAGATLAETQLFYGSYPITPASDILHELARHKNYGIATFQAEDEIAAVCAAIGAAYAGNIGVTGTSGPGVALKGEAIGLAVMAELPLVIINVQRAGPSTGMPTKAEQSDLLQAVVGRNSECPVAVLAPATPADCFNTAIEAIRIAVKYMTPVFVLSDGFLANSSEPWLLPDISTLEKITISHKADVNDFKPYRRDPKTLARPWVIPGMPGFEHRIGGLEKEDVTGNVSYDPQNHEKMTLTRAEKVRRIAQDIPPTQIVGEPSGQLLVIGWGSTYGAITSAVENVRARGKKVSYVHLRHLWPFPSDLGEIIRRFETVLVPEMNLGQLKLLLRGEYGLPVIGLHKVQGRPFKISEIQSKIEELI